The sequence below is a genomic window from Oligoflexia bacterium.
AGTGTCATTGTTTTAGGTTTGATTGCACTTGGTCTAACCCAGCTTTCAGACCAGTTTTTAGCTGTAGCGTTGTATGCATACACCATATATGGTGCGTCCATTACCCCAGCGTTGATGGCAGCCTTATTCTGGAAAAGGGCAACAACGGCTGGCGCACTGGGCAGTATCATTGGTGGAACGGTAACCACCTTGTTGTGGGAAATGGTTGATCATTCGTTTCAAATTGATGCGGTTATTCCAGCGATTACAGTATCATTAACCTTGCTCATTGGTTTAAGTTTGGCCACACCCAAACAAGGCATAGATAAGTTAAAGCCTTTTGGTTTAGACCAAGCTTAACCTAAGATATTTAGCAAAAGCGCAGGCTGTCTTTTGCTATTCACTAATGTTTAATAATTTGGTATAAGGCTTTGGTGAAAACAGTTCAACTCAAAGACGTGATTCAATTTTCGCCAGAAAAAATGCAAACCCTGACCATGTTTAAGTCCAAACGTTTGCATACCGAGTTGGCTTGTTTTGAGCCAGGTCAGGCGCAAAAATCTTCCATTTTACCGGATCAAGATAGAACCTATGTTATTTTAGAAGGCCGGTCACGTTTTACTGTGGGTAGAACCACACGTGAATATGAAGCCGGAACGGCCATCCATGTTAATGCAGGTCAAGAACACGGCGTGATTAATATTGGTGAGCAAAAAATGGTAATTTTGATTGCTACGTCTATTCCACAAAAAAAATAATTATTAAATTAATAGGCTTAGGGCGGTGAACCCGCATTATGAAAAGTACAACACAGCACAGCCAAAAAATTAAAGACCATGTTTTAAAACAAGGCTTTGATAAAGTGGGTTTGTGTGCACCGCAGGATGTGCAAAGCTATGCTGCTTACCTTAATTGGGTCGACAAAGGTTTTGCTGGCAACATGCATTACATGGCTGAACAAGAGCGTAAACAGAAACGACAAAATGTTCAAAAACTCATGCCCAAGTGCCAAACTGTTTTAATGGCCAGTATATCTTACAAACCCAAAGAGGAAAATGTACAAAATTATGAGGCAAAAATAGCACGTTATGCTTGGGGTAAAGATTATCACAAACTGTTGAAAAAAAAATTAAAGCAAGCCATGCAAACCTTTATGGAAGAACAAGAACTTGAGTTTGACTACAAAATCTATGTCGATACCGGGCCAATTTTAGAACGCGATTACGCTGTACAAGCGGGCTTAGGGTGGATTGGCAAAAACACCTGTTTGATTGATACGCACTTGGGATCTTATACTTTATTAGCTTGTGTACTGTTGAATCTGGAATTGATGCCAGACCCACCCATGCTCAGACAACATTGTGGAACCTGCACCCGTTGTTTGGATGCTTGCCCAACAGACGCTTTTGAAGCTCCTTATGTGCTCAATGCCAATAAGTGTATTTCTTATCACACAATAGAAAATAGAGATGAAGACTTACCCAACAATATTGCTGAAAACTTAGAGGGGTGGATGATAGGCTGTGACATTTGCCAAGAAGTCTGCCCGTGGAACAGAAAGGCCCCGGCACATAATAAAGAGGCGTTTATACCTAAAACCCATGTGGGTCTAAGTATACAAGATATTCAAAATATGGATGAAGCCAGTTTCAAGCAACATTTTGCCGGGACCAGTCTATACAGAACAGGTTTAAAGAAAATAAAAATGACCGCTAAAAGTAGCAAGAAATTTTAGATTGACACATTGCATTTTATTAATTACTTAATCCTTATGAAAATTAAAAACATTATTTTTACACTTATCGTATTTGTTTCATCCATAACTGTTTATGCACAAAGCAATGATTCTATTCCAAGCAGCGAACTGTTTCGAAGGGTTCTTGAAGTTGAGTCTCTAGAAGAGTTGAATAGAGTGATTGATTTACAGCAGTTTTACGGGCCATATATAGAGGCTTTTAACAATGCAGATCAATCTCTGTTTAAAGTTATTGAGCAAGCAGATATATCAGGAAATTGGAATGCTCACGCTTTGTATATGGGTGGAGCCATGGGCTATATTACCTTAGGGGATACGTTTAATGTCTGCATGCGTTTAAATTTTTTAGAAGATCAGAATGCCACGTATGAAAGTGGTTGTGATGATGCTTCCTATGCACAATGGGATTTAAGTTATGAAATTTCAGAAACCCATCTTAATCTCTATGATGATGGAAGTAAGCTATTAAATTGCCGTATTCTTAATCTTAATAGTGCGCTCGAATACATGTTATGTAATCAGCATGCTTTGGACGGGCCGACCAAAAATTTTTCTATGTATATTAAAATACTGCAATAAACGATGTGCAGCAATTGATGCCATTGAGTTTTAATGAAAGTTCTGAACAATATTCTCTAGTTCGTTAATTTGCTCTTGCCAATATTTTTCACTGTTGAATTCTGGGAAGGCTTGTGGGAAAGACGGATCTTGCCAACGTCTGGCAATCCAGGCAGAAAAATGAATCATGCGCATGGCTCTTAAGGGAGCTGCCAGTTGTGCTTGCGCTGGATTAAAGGGTCTGATCTGTTCATAACCTTCTATCAGTATGTTAAAGTCTGGATTGGTAAAAGGTTTAGCTTCTGTAACTTTGGCTAAAAGCCACAGATCTTGAATTTCAGGGGCAGCAATACAGTCATCAAAATCAACAAAAAACACTTGTTCCTGATTTTTTAAAATATTACCAAAATGACAATCTCCATGCAGACGGATAGACGTAAATTGTGCAAATAAGGGTTGGGCATAATGAGCAATATCTGTGACCAAGCTAGAAAACTTTTGTGCATGATGCATGGGGAACTCTTGCCATTCTTGAGTCAAGAACTGCAAGTGATCCAAGGCAAAGCTTTTTTCATTGAGCTGATAACGATGAGCAAAAGATTGGCTTTGACCCACTTGATGTATTCTTGCCACCAGACGTCCCAACTGTAAATAATCATCGGTATTGGGTTCTTCCAGTAAACGGCCACCCACTTTTGGAAAAACACAAAAGTGAATGCCAGTGTCGGTTGTTTTTAGAGTGGTAGCATCTGGAAAAATTTCAGGCGCAACCACGGGGATTTCATTTTTTTGTAAGTCTAATAAGAAGGCATGTTCTTCTAAGATTTGTGCTTTACTCCAGCGACCGGGGCGGTAAAATTTGGCTACTTTTTTATGGGCCAAAGGCGTTTTGTCATCGCTTTCAATTTCTATTTCATACACTCGGTTTTCAAAACTGTTTAAGGCAAAACATCTGCCAGTACAGATATAACCTTGTTGTTCTATAGCATTTAAAATTTGATCGGGGCCAAGTTCAAAAAAATACTGAGTTTCTTTGCCCCAAACCAAGGATGAATGGGTGGTTGATTTTTCTTGGTGAGACACAATTTTATACTCTTATCATTGGATAAAGGTTTATGCAGCTGAAAATAGCAAAAAAGAGCTTTAAAAACAAAATCAATCAGGCAAGATTAAAAGAAAAACAAGACCTGTAGATAAAATAATGTTACATGTTGGCTGCAAGATCATGAGTCAATTACCAACGCTAAAAAAACAGATGCTTGAACAGGTCACCATTCGTTTTGCAGGTGATTCAGGCGATGGAATGCAGTTAACGGGATCACAGTTTACCAACACCTCAGCCGTCATTGGCAACGATGTTGCTACCTTTCCTGATTTCCCAGCAGAAATTAGGGCACCAGCCGGTTCATTGCCCGGCGTCAGTGGCTTTCAAATAAACTTTTCTAGCCATGATATCAGAACGCCCGGAGATACACCGGATGTTTTGGTGGCCATGAATCCTGCCGCTTTAAAAGTACATCTTAAAGATTTAGCCAAAGGTGGCTTGATTGTTGTTAATGAAGATGCTTTTACCGAACAAAATTTAAAAAAAGCGGGTTATAGCAGCAACCCCTTAGAAGATGATAGCTTAAGTTATTATCGTTTGATTAAAATTCCCATCAGTGACTTGAATGCCAAAGCTTTGGTTGATGTTGGTTTAAGTAACAAGGAAGTCAATCGCAGTAAAAACTTTTTTGCTTTGGGCTTGATGTATTGGTTGTACAACAGACCGCTTGAAACCACATTAAAATGGATAGGCGATAAATTTGGCAAAGCCCCACAAATTGTTGAAGCCAACACCAAGGCCCTTAAAGCCGGTTATTTTTTTGGTGAAACGACAGAACTGTTAACGACCAGCTATGAAGTGCCCAAAGCACAATTACCAGTTGGAACCTACAGGCAATTGACAGGTAATCAGGCTTTGGCCCAAGGTTTGGTTGCGGCTATTGCTTTGGTGAATAAAAATCGTAAAGATAAGAAAAAAGCATTTTATGCCAGCTATCCTATTACGCCAGCTTCAGATATTTTACATGAATTGTCTAAACATAAAAACTTTAATGTGATGACCTTTCAAGCGGAAGATGAAATTGCTGCTGTGGGAGCAGCCATTGGCGCTTCTTTTGGTGGGCATATTGCCATCACTGGCACCAGCGGTCCCGGTTTAGCCTTAAAAAGTGAAGCCATAGGTTTAGCAGTGATGACGGAGTTGCCTTTGGTGGTGGTAAATGTTCAACGTGCTGGCCCCAGCACGGGAATGCCTACCAAGACCGAACAAGCAGACTTACTGCAAGCCATGTATGGTCGTAATGGAGAAAGCCCTTGTATAATATTGGCGCCAGGAAGCCCAGGCGAATGTTTTGATTTTGCCATTGAAGCGGTGCGCTTGGCTATTGAATATATGGGTCCAGTGATTTTGTTGAGTGATGGCTATCTGGCCAATGGTGCTGAACCTTGGATGATTCCCAATATAGACAATTTAAAGTCTATTGCCATTGAAGACATGAATGCAAATAATGTGAAAGGCTACCAACCTTACATGCGTAAT
It includes:
- a CDS encoding cupin domain-containing protein, with product MKTVQLKDVIQFSPEKMQTLTMFKSKRLHTELACFEPGQAQKSSILPDQDRTYVILEGRSRFTVGRTTREYEAGTAIHVNAGQEHGVINIGEQKMVILIATSIPQKK
- the queG gene encoding tRNA epoxyqueuosine(34) reductase QueG, translated to MKSTTQHSQKIKDHVLKQGFDKVGLCAPQDVQSYAAYLNWVDKGFAGNMHYMAEQERKQKRQNVQKLMPKCQTVLMASISYKPKEENVQNYEAKIARYAWGKDYHKLLKKKLKQAMQTFMEEQELEFDYKIYVDTGPILERDYAVQAGLGWIGKNTCLIDTHLGSYTLLACVLLNLELMPDPPMLRQHCGTCTRCLDACPTDAFEAPYVLNANKCISYHTIENRDEDLPNNIAENLEGWMIGCDICQEVCPWNRKAPAHNKEAFIPKTHVGLSIQDIQNMDEASFKQHFAGTSLYRTGLKKIKMTAKSSKKF
- a CDS encoding serine/threonine protein kinase, which produces MSHQEKSTTHSSLVWGKETQYFFELGPDQILNAIEQQGYICTGRCFALNSFENRVYEIEIESDDKTPLAHKKVAKFYRPGRWSKAQILEEHAFLLDLQKNEIPVVAPEIFPDATTLKTTDTGIHFCVFPKVGGRLLEEPNTDDYLQLGRLVARIHQVGQSQSFAHRYQLNEKSFALDHLQFLTQEWQEFPMHHAQKFSSLVTDIAHYAQPLFAQFTSIRLHGDCHFGNILKNQEQVFFVDFDDCIAAPEIQDLWLLAKVTEAKPFTNPDFNILIEGYEQIRPFNPAQAQLAAPLRAMRMIHFSAWIARRWQDPSFPQAFPEFNSEKYWQEQINELENIVQNFH
- a CDS encoding 2-oxoacid:acceptor oxidoreductase subunit alpha, coding for MSQLPTLKKQMLEQVTIRFAGDSGDGMQLTGSQFTNTSAVIGNDVATFPDFPAEIRAPAGSLPGVSGFQINFSSHDIRTPGDTPDVLVAMNPAALKVHLKDLAKGGLIVVNEDAFTEQNLKKAGYSSNPLEDDSLSYYRLIKIPISDLNAKALVDVGLSNKEVNRSKNFFALGLMYWLYNRPLETTLKWIGDKFGKAPQIVEANTKALKAGYFFGETTELLTTSYEVPKAQLPVGTYRQLTGNQALAQGLVAAIALVNKNRKDKKKAFYASYPITPASDILHELSKHKNFNVMTFQAEDEIAAVGAAIGASFGGHIAITGTSGPGLALKSEAIGLAVMTELPLVVVNVQRAGPSTGMPTKTEQADLLQAMYGRNGESPCIILAPGSPGECFDFAIEAVRLAIEYMGPVILLSDGYLANGAEPWMIPNIDNLKSIAIEDMNANNVKGYQPYMRNQKTLARPWVSPGIKGLEHRIGGLEKQDITGNVSYDPQNHEHMVHLRQAKVNKVAETFPATQILGEKQGDVLVIGWGCTQGAITSAVEQLQKLGKKVSSLHVRYINPLPKDLGPIMQRFKTVLVVELNMGQLKNILRNEFALDIKGYHKVQGQPLKISEVKQAILECI